In a single window of the Amycolatopsis sp. cg5 genome:
- the macS gene encoding MacS family sensor histidine kinase, producing the protein MTKPLAPTDDPATPLWLGIVVLRVLMLLFAAGAVIVRHNDFMRPWLAWTVLGVMVVWTVVTDLFYAAEATRWGWLTLVDLGFTGGLLMLSPFILSPQQFAANSPLITTVWAAVPPLAVSARYGAIAGALGGLFMAVLSGLATKRFDLDVARDGTLLIASGLLVGVAADTARTSAERLARALRTEAATAERERLARSIHDSVLQVLARVRRRGAEFGGEAAELAKLAGEQEVALRALVTTEPISPDQDGTTDLRAALQLLATPDIQISTPAGTVPLPAHTTAELVAVTREALSNVEKHAPGAKAWVLLEDLGTEVVVSVRDDGPGIEPGRLENAAQQGRLGVAKSIKGRVTDLGGTCVLDSAPGEGTEWEVRIPVNARGAR; encoded by the coding sequence ATGACCAAGCCGCTCGCACCGACCGATGACCCGGCCACCCCGTTGTGGCTGGGCATCGTCGTGTTGCGGGTGCTCATGCTGCTGTTCGCCGCGGGCGCGGTCATCGTGCGCCACAACGACTTCATGCGGCCGTGGCTGGCGTGGACCGTGCTCGGCGTGATGGTCGTCTGGACGGTGGTCACCGACCTCTTCTACGCGGCCGAAGCCACCCGCTGGGGCTGGCTGACGTTGGTGGACCTCGGGTTCACCGGCGGTCTGCTGATGCTCTCGCCGTTCATCCTTTCCCCGCAGCAGTTCGCCGCGAACAGCCCGCTGATCACGACCGTCTGGGCTGCGGTGCCACCGCTGGCGGTCAGCGCCAGGTACGGCGCGATCGCGGGCGCGCTGGGCGGGTTGTTCATGGCCGTGCTGAGCGGGCTGGCGACCAAGCGGTTCGACCTCGACGTCGCCCGCGACGGCACGCTGCTGATCGCGAGCGGGCTGCTGGTCGGTGTCGCCGCCGACACCGCGCGGACCTCGGCCGAACGACTCGCGCGCGCGTTGCGGACCGAGGCCGCGACGGCCGAACGGGAGCGGCTCGCCAGGTCGATCCACGACAGCGTGCTGCAGGTGCTCGCCAGGGTTCGCCGCCGTGGCGCGGAATTCGGCGGCGAGGCTGCCGAACTCGCGAAGCTCGCCGGTGAGCAGGAGGTCGCGCTGCGCGCGCTGGTCACCACCGAGCCGATCAGTCCCGACCAGGACGGCACCACCGATCTGCGTGCCGCGCTGCAGCTGCTGGCGACGCCGGACATCCAGATCTCGACACCCGCCGGCACCGTGCCGCTGCCCGCGCACACCACGGCCGAGCTGGTCGCGGTCACCAGGGAAGCTCTGTCCAATGTGGAGAAGCACGCGCCCGGCGCCAAGGCGTGGGTGCTGCTGGAGGACCTCGGCACCGAGGTCGTGGTCAGCGTCCGCGACGACGGCCCCGGCATCGAGCCGGGACGGCTGGAGAACGCGGCGCAGCAGGGCAGGCTCGGCGTCGCGAAGTCGATCAAGGGGCGGGTGACCGATCTGGGCGGCACCTGCGTACTCGACTCCGCACCGGGCGAAGGCACCGAATGGGAAGTCAGGATTCCGGTCAACGCAAGGGGAGCGCGATGA
- a CDS encoding response regulator, producing MSEGVSVMVVDDHPIWREGVARDLTEHGFDVRATAADGDAAVRIARAVRPDVVLMDLNLGETSGVDATREITGALPTTKVLVLSASGEHEDVLEAVKAGASGYLVKSASALELVDAVRRTADGDPVFTAGLAGLVLGEYRRMADTPSDGAPPPRLTERETDVLRFVAKGMTARQIAEKLVLSHRTVENHVQSTLRKLQLHNRVELARYAIEHGLDEQ from the coding sequence ATGAGCGAGGGTGTTTCGGTGATGGTGGTCGACGACCATCCGATCTGGCGGGAAGGCGTGGCGCGCGACCTGACCGAGCACGGCTTCGACGTGCGCGCGACGGCAGCCGACGGTGACGCGGCGGTCCGCATCGCCCGCGCGGTCCGGCCGGACGTGGTGCTGATGGACCTGAATCTCGGCGAGACCTCGGGGGTGGACGCGACGCGGGAGATCACCGGCGCGCTCCCGACGACCAAGGTGCTCGTGCTGTCGGCGAGCGGCGAGCACGAGGACGTGCTCGAGGCCGTCAAAGCGGGCGCGTCGGGTTATCTCGTGAAGTCTGCGTCGGCGTTGGAGCTGGTCGACGCGGTGCGGCGGACCGCGGACGGCGACCCGGTGTTCACCGCCGGCCTGGCCGGGCTGGTGCTCGGCGAGTACCGGCGGATGGCCGACACGCCGTCCGACGGCGCCCCGCCGCCTCGGCTCACCGAGCGCGAGACGGACGTGCTGCGGTTCGTCGCCAAGGGCATGACCGCGCGCCAGATCGCGGAGAAACTCGTACTGTCCCATCGCACGGTGGAGAACCACGTGCAGTCCACGCTGCGGAAACTCCAGCTGCACAACCGCGTCGAGCTGGCCCGCTACGCGATCGAGCACGGGCTGGACGAGCAATAA
- a CDS encoding DUF1707 domain-containing protein yields MGEETETKAPSDRDLRVSDEEREHVVSVLQKAIGRGLLDLDEFTERTDIALAARTRGELNAVLTDLPGLIHRDVLRQTVANPYVTGPQMFAPGQRIELNAKYSALHRTGAWLVPQAMLVRNKYGATKLDFSAAIIEFPVVHVELDIRWGSAEIIIPDSASVDLNQITEIKYGGIEDKTRPNGLAGNPRFVLSGRVHGGSLSVRNPRHGFFG; encoded by the coding sequence ATGGGCGAGGAGACCGAAACCAAGGCACCGAGTGACAGAGACCTCCGGGTGTCCGACGAGGAGCGGGAGCACGTGGTCAGCGTGCTGCAGAAGGCCATCGGCCGCGGTCTGCTGGACCTCGACGAGTTCACCGAGCGCACCGACATCGCGCTCGCCGCGCGCACCCGCGGTGAGCTGAACGCGGTGCTCACCGACCTGCCGGGGCTCATCCACCGTGACGTGCTGCGGCAGACGGTGGCGAACCCGTACGTCACCGGGCCGCAGATGTTCGCGCCGGGTCAGCGCATCGAGCTCAACGCGAAGTATTCGGCGCTGCACCGCACGGGCGCCTGGCTGGTGCCGCAGGCGATGCTGGTGCGCAACAAGTACGGCGCGACCAAGCTCGACTTCAGCGCGGCCATCATCGAGTTCCCGGTGGTGCACGTCGAGCTGGACATCCGCTGGGGGTCGGCGGAGATCATCATCCCGGACTCGGCCTCGGTCGACCTGAACCAGATCACCGAGATCAAGTACGGCGGCATCGAGGACAAGACGCGGCCGAACGGTCTCGCGGGCAATCCGCGGTTCGTGCTTTCGGGCCGGGTGCACGGCGGCTCGCTGAGCGTGCGCAACCCGCGCCACGGCTTCTTCGGCTAG
- the ptsP gene encoding phosphoenolpyruvate--protein phosphotransferase has product MPSEFLTGVAVSPGRASGPVVRVAEPLGEPSSTPAPADPVAEAARIEPAAQLVAARLEKLAETAAGEAATILITTAAMAADPALVSQAEQLVKAEHLPAARAVFQSAEGFAQALAAAGGYMAERVRDIRDVRDRIVAELLGVEPPGVPELSTPSVLVARDLAPADTAGLNPAKVLALVTEEGGPTSHTAILARALGIPAVVAVRGLLALDAPALAVDGDTGQVNAVAADAPVVTAEARTAIEWDGTGNTSDGHRVKVLGNVGSATDAKAAADAGAEGVGLFRTEFCYLDAPAEPTVSEQLAAYTAVLTPFRGKPVIVRTLDAGADKPLQFLSPDAEPNPALGVRGLRIAFDRPDVLDRQLEAIAGAAEDSGAEVSVMAPMVATVEEAAWFADRVRAAGIPRAGVMIEIPAAALIAQEILGVVDFVSIGTNDLAQYTFAADRQLGAVAKLNDPWQPALLRLIGLIGRAAKVTGKPAGVCGEAAADPQLALVLAGLGLTSLSMNAPAVRSVGASLASVTFKQCEAAAQAALAAADPASARAAVKAAL; this is encoded by the coding sequence ATGCCGTCTGAGTTCCTCACCGGGGTCGCCGTCAGTCCTGGCCGCGCGAGCGGTCCGGTCGTCCGTGTCGCCGAACCGCTCGGCGAGCCGTCGAGCACGCCGGCGCCCGCCGATCCGGTGGCCGAGGCCGCGCGCATCGAGCCTGCCGCGCAGCTCGTCGCCGCCCGGCTGGAGAAGCTGGCCGAGACCGCGGCCGGTGAGGCCGCGACCATCCTGATCACCACGGCCGCCATGGCCGCGGACCCCGCGCTGGTCAGCCAGGCGGAACAGCTGGTCAAGGCCGAGCACCTGCCAGCCGCCCGCGCGGTCTTCCAGTCGGCGGAGGGCTTCGCGCAGGCGCTGGCCGCCGCCGGTGGGTACATGGCCGAACGCGTCCGGGACATCCGCGACGTGCGCGACCGGATCGTCGCCGAGCTGCTCGGCGTCGAGCCGCCCGGCGTTCCCGAGCTGAGCACGCCGAGCGTGCTGGTCGCGCGTGACCTCGCGCCTGCCGACACCGCCGGGCTCAACCCGGCCAAGGTGCTCGCGCTGGTCACCGAAGAGGGCGGCCCGACCAGCCACACGGCGATCCTCGCCCGCGCGCTCGGCATCCCGGCCGTGGTCGCGGTGCGTGGCCTGCTCGCGCTCGACGCGCCTGCGCTCGCCGTCGACGGCGACACCGGCCAGGTCAACGCGGTCGCGGCCGACGCGCCCGTGGTCACCGCGGAGGCGCGCACCGCCATCGAATGGGACGGCACCGGCAACACCTCCGACGGCCACCGCGTGAAGGTGCTCGGCAACGTCGGTTCGGCCACCGACGCCAAAGCCGCCGCCGACGCGGGCGCCGAAGGGGTCGGCCTGTTCCGCACCGAGTTCTGCTACCTCGACGCGCCTGCCGAGCCGACCGTGTCCGAGCAGCTGGCCGCCTACACGGCCGTGCTCACGCCATTCCGAGGCAAGCCGGTCATCGTCCGGACGCTGGACGCCGGCGCCGACAAGCCGTTGCAGTTCCTCTCCCCCGACGCCGAGCCGAACCCGGCGCTCGGTGTCCGTGGCCTGCGGATCGCCTTCGACCGGCCCGATGTGCTGGACCGTCAGCTCGAAGCCATCGCGGGTGCGGCGGAGGACTCCGGCGCCGAGGTTTCGGTGATGGCGCCGATGGTCGCCACCGTCGAGGAGGCCGCGTGGTTCGCCGACCGCGTGCGCGCCGCGGGTATCCCGCGCGCGGGCGTGATGATCGAGATCCCGGCCGCCGCGCTGATCGCGCAGGAGATCCTCGGCGTCGTCGACTTCGTTTCGATCGGCACGAACGACCTCGCGCAGTACACCTTCGCCGCCGATCGGCAGCTGGGTGCGGTCGCGAAGCTCAACGACCCGTGGCAGCCCGCGTTGCTGCGGCTCATCGGCCTGATCGGCCGCGCGGCGAAGGTCACCGGCAAGCCCGCCGGTGTCTGCGGTGAGGCCGCGGCGGACCCGCAGCTCGCGTTGGTGCTCGCCGGTCTCGGCCTGACCAGCCTGTCGATGAACGCGCCCGCGGTGCGTTCGGTCGGCGCGAGCCTGGCCTCGGTCACCTTCAAACAGTGCGAAGCGGCCGCACAGGCCGCTTTGGCCGCAGCCGACCCGGCCTCGGCACGTGCGGCGGTCAAGGCCGCGCTCTAG
- a CDS encoding ribokinase → MTEKLLVIGSANADLVVSADRRPGGGETVLGGDTEILPGGKGANTAVAAARLGAEVALVGAVGDDPYGSVLLDSLRGSGVDTGLVRTSSRPTGIAYITVTPDGENSILVSPGANGSIEPADVEGIFDGVKTVVLSLEIPLPTVERAVAAAAEAGVKVLFNLSPAARISDATLAALDVLLVNEHEAAWLLGGELDDPKRLLDLGPKSAVVTLGARGVVVVTADGTIEVASPKVEAVDTTGAGDAFAGALAAAVTAGRSLVEAAKYAVKVAAISVTRRGAQPSYPTADEI, encoded by the coding sequence ATGACCGAAAAGTTGCTCGTGATCGGTTCGGCGAACGCTGACCTGGTGGTTTCCGCGGATCGACGGCCTGGTGGCGGTGAAACCGTGCTGGGCGGGGACACCGAAATCCTGCCTGGCGGGAAGGGGGCCAACACCGCGGTGGCCGCCGCCCGGCTCGGCGCCGAGGTCGCGCTGGTCGGCGCTGTCGGCGACGACCCGTACGGCTCGGTGCTGCTGGACTCGCTGCGGGGCTCCGGGGTCGACACCGGGTTGGTCCGGACCAGTTCGCGGCCGACCGGGATCGCCTACATCACGGTCACCCCTGATGGTGAGAACTCGATTCTCGTCTCGCCAGGCGCGAACGGGAGCATCGAGCCCGCCGACGTCGAAGGCATTTTCGACGGGGTGAAGACGGTGGTGCTGTCGCTGGAGATTCCGCTGCCGACCGTGGAACGCGCCGTCGCCGCCGCGGCCGAGGCAGGCGTGAAAGTGCTGTTCAACCTGTCGCCGGCGGCGAGGATCAGCGATGCCACGTTGGCCGCGCTCGACGTGCTGCTGGTCAATGAGCACGAGGCCGCGTGGCTGCTCGGCGGCGAGCTGGACGATCCGAAGCGGCTGCTCGACCTCGGGCCGAAGAGTGCCGTGGTGACGCTCGGCGCGCGAGGTGTGGTGGTCGTCACCGCGGACGGCACGATCGAGGTCGCGTCGCCGAAGGTGGAGGCCGTCGACACGACCGGCGCGGGTGACGCGTTCGCCGGGGCGCTCGCGGCCGCGGTGACTGCGGGCAGGAGCCTGGTCGAGGCGGCCAAGTACGCGGTGAAGGTGGCCGCGATCTCGGTGACCCGTCGCGGTGCGCAACCTTCCTATCCGACCGCCGACGAGATCTAG
- a CDS encoding DUF6346 domain-containing protein, with protein sequence MTIGGNEGMPSAGQLKRSTVIRAALIVIVSVAIVWTAAGHAASFHSAEKPDKPALGVAYAKSCVEKGPVTEAGIGFFWACTAEAHWQGGLYNGDVKTVVFGLDELTPADIGKPVTFYKYGKRYWRHAERPYEGPVEWSVAGVLVALIGGGYWLWRRKHPKAPRVVVRKYKSEVRLPAQPSIVEGFAERSSKIYPRADPMSKNQAWLRVSSSGVEWYRSSRTSFEIGWDEIAKVRLTTVTDPAGDAIRVVDVFPSKQFRRRDVEMSGLWESGALLGNATLPIARGAYRLPEAFKERPAEELRDILRGVQPGKFEEIKAEI encoded by the coding sequence ATGACCATCGGCGGCAACGAAGGCATGCCGTCGGCAGGCCAGCTCAAGCGCTCGACGGTGATCCGCGCCGCGCTGATCGTCATAGTCTCGGTGGCCATCGTCTGGACCGCGGCCGGACACGCGGCGTCGTTCCACAGCGCGGAAAAGCCGGATAAGCCGGCATTGGGCGTGGCTTATGCGAAGTCGTGTGTCGAGAAGGGCCCAGTGACCGAAGCCGGGATCGGTTTCTTCTGGGCTTGCACCGCGGAGGCTCATTGGCAGGGCGGGCTGTACAACGGCGACGTCAAGACGGTGGTCTTCGGTCTCGACGAGTTGACTCCGGCGGATATCGGCAAGCCGGTCACCTTCTACAAGTACGGCAAGCGCTATTGGCGGCACGCGGAACGGCCCTACGAAGGGCCCGTCGAATGGTCCGTGGCGGGCGTGCTGGTGGCGCTGATCGGCGGCGGGTACTGGCTTTGGCGGCGCAAGCACCCGAAGGCACCGCGGGTCGTCGTGCGCAAGTACAAGTCGGAGGTGCGCCTGCCTGCCCAGCCGTCGATCGTCGAGGGGTTCGCCGAGCGGTCCTCGAAGATCTACCCGAGGGCTGATCCGATGTCCAAGAATCAGGCCTGGTTGCGGGTCTCGTCGTCCGGAGTCGAGTGGTATCGCTCCAGCCGCACGAGTTTCGAGATCGGATGGGACGAGATCGCCAAGGTCAGGCTGACCACGGTGACCGACCCGGCAGGCGACGCGATCCGCGTCGTCGATGTGTTCCCGAGCAAGCAGTTCCGTCGTCGTGACGTGGAGATGAGCGGCCTCTGGGAGTCCGGTGCGCTGCTGGGCAACGCCACGTTGCCGATCGCTCGTGGCGCTTATCGGCTGCCCGAGGCGTTCAAAGAGCGCCCGGCCGAAGAACTGCGTGACATCCTGCGCGGGGTTCAGCCGGGGAAGTTCGAGGAGATCAAGGCCGAGATCTGA